A single window of Rhodamnia argentea isolate NSW1041297 chromosome 5, ASM2092103v1, whole genome shotgun sequence DNA harbors:
- the LOC115731462 gene encoding uncharacterized protein LOC115731462 produces MEPTLPHKLLLFMLVGSLAITASTARIYPANFDAYYSNHCGHVVPQQPSIASELASSYDEFLQFHGGFFSVNGWRAESGHDLRRTVLFIPMMMYKTKAEETINLQGKLEFVDPNVNAIFENPKNRRLREFHVRGLRVFERQDMLKFWLDGYWSQSSGKLCMVGSSEFSSNRSFDAVFKLNYPLKSSINSTFVSGVLESLGGGDGAGGVDHFGTVSVMALTSKSVDYEYTLIEKEGGNGPFGEFDDGGGDNLFSEKLGRGMCSALNRNSAFDLEYRSVCDGGNCNPLGTDVGFLPRAMYFMKIQCSDQGQKQLLMKFPNVTNVHSSSYAFNPSITLIGEGEWNSKANRWCAVACRILNFSVSLTDAFAGDCSIKLCWRFPATFSVINRYPIVGQMWSNRPAKDFGYFDKIKFWGYNDVLPGVKYEYEVMGGVRKPCEIKTGKHKGKRYPNSYSSDMKFDMSVKNKKGQMALGYSSPLFVGDERFLSPFHLYEDSNMPKAHPTENAVQLDSSHSPLQNISYTIRFTPPVTFELGGGSLPSKAVDIFAEGTYNRETGLLCMMGCRYVAQSEAEVYRNGSMDCEIRINIQFHPLTGKAMEKIKGTIESTRVRSDPLYFDTLELVSSTIYVEQANESIWRMDLEIMMVLISNTLACVLVGLQLFHVKMQPEVLPFISITLLAVLTLGHMIPLLLNFEALVTNHNRQSVFLGSDGWLEVNEVIVRVVTMVAFLLELYLLHMTWSARHGGDNPKGLWVSEKKVISVPLLMYIAGGLIAWFFHQWRNSRRSSFPRQGRLGYMVIESELESELETYQQVSFWGTLNLTRA; encoded by the coding sequence ATGGAACCCACATTGCCTCACAAACTCCTCCTTTTCATGCTCGTCGGCTCCCTCGCCATCACTGCATCCACCGCGAGAATCTACCCTGCGAACTTCGATGCCTATTACAGCAACCACTGTGGCCACGTGGTCCCTCAACAACCCTCGATCGCCTCCGAATTGGCGAGCTCCTACGACGAATTCCTCCAATTCCACGGTGGGTTCTTCTCGGTCAATGGCTGGAGGGCGGAGTCCGGCCATGATTTGCGGAGGACGGTGTTGTTCATTCCCATGATGATGTACAAGACCAAGGCGGAGGAGACGATCAATCTGCAAGGGAAACTGGAGTTCGTGGACCCCAATGTGAATGCGATCTTTGAGAATCCGAAGAACCGGAGATTGCGCGAATTTCATGTCCGCGGGCTAAGAGTCTTCGAGAGGCAGGATATGCTGAAGTTCTGGCTTGATGGGTACTGGTCTCAATCTTCAGGTAAGCTTTGCATGGTTGGATCTAGCGAGTTTTCTTCCAACCGTAGTTTTGATGCCGTTTTCAAGCTGAATTATCCACTGAAATCGAGTATTAACAGTACTTTTGTTAGTGGGGTCTTGGAGAGTTTGGGTGGTGGTGACGGTGCTGGTGGTGTAGATCATTTTGGGACTGTTTCTGTAATGGCTTTGACTAGTAAAAGCGTTGATTATGAGTATACTTTGATTGAGAAGGAGGGAGGGAACGGGCCTTTTGGTGAatttgatgatggtggtggagatAATTTGTTTAGTGAGAAACTAGGGCGAGGCATGTGCTCAGCCTTGAACAGGAATTCTGCCTTTGACTTGGAATACAGGAGCGTTTGTGATGGTGGTAACTGCAATCCTCTTGGCACAGATGTCGGGTTTTTACCCAGGGCCATGTACTTCATGAAGATTCAATGCTCCGATCAGGGTCAGAAGCAATTGTTAATGAAGTTTCCAAATGTCACCAATGTCCATTCTAGCTCTTACGCTTTCAATCCTAGTATTACCCTAATCGGTGAAGGAGAATGGAATTCGAAGGCCAATAGGTGGTGTGCTGTTGCTTGTCGAATCTTGAACTTTTCGGTGTCTTTGACTGATGCTTTTGCGGGAGATTGCTCGATAAAGTTGTGCTGGAGATTCCCTGCCACTTTTTCTGTCATCAACAGGTATCCAATTGTAGGACAGATGTGGAGCAATAGGCCTGCAAAGGATTTCGGTTATTTTGATAAGATCAAATTCTGGGGTTACAATGACGTGTTACCAGGTGTCAAATACGAATATGAAGTAATGGGGGGTGTTAGGAAACCTTGTGAGATAAAGACTGGGAAGCATAAGGGAAAGAGATATCCAAATTCGTACTCATCGGATATGAAATTTGACATGTCAGTCAAGAATAAGAAGGGGCAGATGGCGCTTGGTTATTCTTCTCCACTATTTGTGGGTGATGAACGTTTCCTTTCACCCTTTCATCTTTACGAAGACAGTAATATGCCTAAAGCACATCCAACAGAGAATGCAGTTCAGTTAGACAGCAGCCACAGTCCCTTGCAGAACATCAGTTACACAATCCGCTTCACCCCTCCAGTTACTTTTGAGCTAGGTGGTGGAAGTCTTCCATCCAAAGCAGTTGATATTTTTGCAGAAGGAACATATAATAGAGAAACTGGTCTTTTGTGCATGATGGGCTGTCGCTACGTCGCACAAAGTGAGGCGGAAGTGTATAGAAATGGCTCTATGGATTGTGAGATTCGGATCAACATCCAGTTCCATCCATTGACTGGGAAAGCAATGGAGAAAATCAAGGGGACTATCGAAAGCACTCGAGTGAGATCAGATCCTCTATACTTTGATACACTAGAGCTGGTTTCAAGTACAATATATGTTGAACAAGCCAATGAGTCCATTTGGAGGATGGACTTGGAGATCATGATGGTTCTTATTTCTAATACTCTCGCGTGTGTTCTTGTGGGCTTACAGCTTTTCCATGTGAAAATGCAACCAGAGGTGCTTCCTTTCATTTCCATCACATTGCTGGCTGTTCTTACTCTGGGACATATGATTCCTCTCCTGTTAAACTTTGAAGCACTCGTAACAAACCATAATAGGCAGAGCGTTTTTCTCGGGAGTGATGGATGGCTTGAAGTCAATGAAGTAATTGTAAGGGTGGTTACTATGGTAGCTTTCCTTTTGGAGCTTTATCTTCTCCACATGACTTGGTCCGCAAGACATGGTGGTGACAACCCAAAGGGCTTGTGGGTGTCTGAGAAAAAGGTCATTTCTGTACCTCTGCTGATGTATATCGCCGGTGGGTTGATAGCTTGGTTCTTTCACCAATGGAGAAATTCTCGCAGAAGTTCTTTTCCAAGGCAAGGCCGTCTCGGTTATATGGTGATTGAGAGTGAGCTTGAGAGTGAGCTTGAGACGTAtcagcaagtttctttttggggGACCTTAAATCTTACGCGGGCTTAA
- the LOC115729634 gene encoding uncharacterized protein LOC115729634 produces MSLPQLSSLSSLQILKLEFFDPPNENLLIHQLPKLASVKQLELRVGASGDASLLPLTLLIKACPCLRSFVLKLTSTWEMLCGQRELKRVVRPPHRHLKEVEFYNYYGQPCDHELVNYLVENAIALEKLVVNPCDKEYSPGRMKRLKEPRERALQQLKGKLPSRIELVIN; encoded by the exons ATGAGCTTGCCTCAGCTTTCGAGTCTTTCTTCCCTGCAGATTCTCAAACTTGAGTTTTTTGATCCACCTAAT GAAAACCTACTTATTCATCAACTACCTAAATTAGCAAGTGTTAAGCAATTGGAACTGAGAGTTGGAGCATCTGGAGATGCGAGTCTACTTCCGTTGACTCTCTTGATTAAGGCATGTCCTTGCTTGCGAAGTTTTGTGTTGAAG TTGACGAGCACATGGGAGATGCTATGCGGGCAAAGAGAACTAAAAAGAGTTGTTAGACCTCCCCATCGGCATCTAAAGGAGGTTGAATTTTACAATTATTATGGTCAACCTTGTGATCACGAGCTAGTGAATTACCTTGTCGAGAATGCCATTGCTCTGGAGAAGTTAGTAGTGAATCCCTGTGATAAAGAATATTCCCCGGGCAGGATGAAAAGATTGAAGGAACCTAGAGAACGTGCTCTGCAACAGCTCAAAGGAAAGTTGCCTTCTAGAATTGAGCTGGTGATTAACTAA